A single window of Prochlorothrix hollandica PCC 9006 = CALU 1027 DNA harbors:
- a CDS encoding ATP-binding sensor histidine kinase — protein MRPNYAKDSSRSSPPAPTPMTIATDPRIATIAQDLPGYEILSQLYRGNRTNVYRALRHQDPQGHPLPQPQAVVVKLLSRDYPTFQDLLQWRNQYWLTQTLDIPGIIRPLECQPCGRGYALIMADTGAVSLRQLMDDRAASQDHCQPFPLTQVLHWALQLARILQSLHGQRIIHKDIKPANLLVQPETQDLFLIDFSIASRLPKETQGLVNPQGLEGTLAYLAPEQTGRMNRTIDYRSDFYAFGVTLFELLTGRLPFPHTDPMELVHCHLAQTPPSILACRPETAELLPPVVATIVAKLMAKNAEDRYQSALGLQRDLETCQRAWQDQGWIPDFELGQGDRSDRFLIPERLYGRETEVEQLLAAFDRVAVPSPSNASNTTSALVLVAGFSGVGKTAVINEIHKPIAQRRGYFCKGKFDQFQRNIPFSAVVQALGDLLGQLLTERDQNLAIWRTRILEAVGDCGQLFLELLPNLEPIIGAQPPVPELGGNAAQTRFNILFPRFIQVFAQADHPLVLFLDDLQWADLRSLELLKLLLQPNSGAGKQDEPGADSGPNSGPNSGPNSGHLLLLGAYRDNEIFPTHPLPVTLEDLERQGVAVQTLTLKPLGEPSLNQLVADTLDCGLALAQPLSGLIHQKTQGNPFFATQFLHTLQERGLITFAPQLGSWQCDLSQVQAAALTDDVVTLMTQRLGQLPEATQSLLQLAACLGYRFDLDTLALGSEQSPQATAQALWPALEAGLLLPRSSIYRFYLETGEELPDLGVNGETDADATHPPVSSQKIPSQMSYQFLHDRVQQAAYALIPEANLVPLHYHLGQLLLAQIPEDQRLERIFEIVNLLNYGRSLISQPSERHGLATLNYQAAQRARAATAYDSAREHSQIVLELLGAEAWHQDPRLTLALHSLGAEVAALAGDFAAMDRWITQALAQVSDPLQRVDLCQIQIQALTAQDNLQGSIEVALGLLEQLGAEIPAHPRAEDIAPAIAEILQVIGDRPVADLQHLPPMTDDRWLAIVETAASVIASCYRSGSPLFPVMITLIVKATVTQGSNPWAAFGYALFGILLAQGRQVPLASAFSQLAYGLALEPEGREMRPATLGIIAIFLHPRTAPLRDTLPIAQQGYQAGLEMGDLGYVGYNATAWCEYGLWSGLPLGDTEPQMRHYYHQLHKMGQHSAAYHMALHWQCNLEFQGSGDRLNWFWGEVGEAMVADKEATAEHTWLGNFYGCRIVLRHWLGQGSTATEDIQAIQAYRPGIMGGPLEPILACYQSLTALVALAAGAGTQAAPSGNSAENLAGRVGGNNIGGNNIGGNNIGGNVAQGTGVEAIAAVPSASLESPPVYRDLDWTSLEATVQAHQDQLRTWVDDAPINYLHKWELVEAERHRVRGQWMEALEAYDRAITAAQASGILPEEAYCLERAAHFYLEWGKAKIAAVYLQDAYYAYARWGAKQRITALEQDYPHLLQPILLRDLGREGGATSPGTLDMTGGSEPGRSSVAFDPDSTISLTSSLNETQSFHHNLDLNSLLVASQTLGSELHLNALVVALMGVLLRNAAAQKGALLLNVGHLNPGEPSLGDLTTPESSQPESSQPESSQPESSQPESLQPESLQPESLQPDHWRGVALATLTADNSITHHWDPDQDWEISSDLPHKVLATVKNTRQVLLLQDAPLPLPWGADPYLMRHQPQSILGLPIIYQGRLVALVYLENTLSAGAFTKDRLQILHLLSTQVAISLQNALLYEHLERYNQTLEDKVSQRTAELHANNECLSQALQDLKQAQAQLVETEKLSSLGRMVGGIAHELNNPVTFILGNLVYAQEYFQDLVSLYRQQVPGQGEQGAPGSESGAAAAEAAEWFEEIVQDLPPLLDSIGNGGRRIQKIVQSLRAFSYLQESGKKWVSVRSQLENSLDLLQSRFNPAPGSPDGGSDGFGQRSAIELQTHWQQTPPLYCEGNCLSQVWMHLLTNALDAIEEAQDLQAHQQSTSAQGDLPMIPPVSGDPFRISVSLSYDPDLSLTVCIEDNGIGMTKATRQHLFDPFFTTKPVGKGTGLGLSVSYGTVTQLGGSIAVESTPGEGSLITVTLPLSPGWENVFSPEEQASLGG, from the coding sequence ATGCGCCCAAACTATGCCAAGGATAGTTCCCGGTCTTCTCCTCCCGCCCCCACCCCTATGACGATCGCCACCGATCCTCGGATTGCCACCATAGCCCAGGACTTACCGGGCTATGAAATCCTCAGCCAACTCTATCGGGGCAATCGCACCAACGTTTATCGTGCCCTGCGCCACCAGGATCCCCAAGGCCACCCCCTCCCCCAACCCCAAGCCGTGGTAGTCAAGCTGCTGAGCCGGGACTATCCCACCTTCCAAGATTTGTTGCAGTGGCGTAATCAATATTGGCTGACCCAAACCCTGGATATACCGGGAATTATTCGTCCCTTGGAGTGTCAGCCCTGTGGTCGGGGCTATGCCCTGATCATGGCCGATACTGGGGCCGTGTCCCTGCGTCAACTGATGGACGATCGTGCCGCGAGCCAAGACCATTGCCAGCCCTTTCCCCTAACCCAGGTGCTGCACTGGGCGCTGCAATTGGCCCGCATTTTGCAATCTCTCCATGGCCAACGCATCATCCACAAAGATATTAAACCGGCGAATCTGCTGGTGCAGCCGGAGACCCAGGATCTGTTTCTGATTGACTTCAGCATTGCCTCCCGTTTGCCGAAAGAAACCCAAGGCTTGGTGAATCCCCAGGGATTAGAGGGCACCTTGGCCTATTTGGCCCCGGAACAAACCGGGCGTATGAACCGAACCATTGACTACCGCAGTGATTTTTATGCCTTTGGGGTAACGCTGTTTGAATTGCTGACGGGGCGGCTGCCCTTCCCCCACACCGACCCCATGGAGTTGGTTCACTGCCACCTGGCCCAAACGCCCCCCTCCATCCTGGCCTGTCGCCCTGAGACAGCGGAATTATTACCCCCGGTGGTGGCAACGATCGTAGCCAAACTGATGGCCAAAAACGCCGAGGATCGGTACCAAAGTGCCCTCGGCTTGCAGCGGGATTTGGAGACCTGTCAGCGGGCATGGCAAGACCAAGGCTGGATTCCAGATTTTGAGCTGGGGCAGGGCGATCGCAGCGATCGTTTTTTAATCCCTGAACGACTCTATGGGCGGGAAACAGAGGTGGAGCAATTATTAGCCGCCTTCGATCGTGTCGCGGTCCCGTCCCCCTCAAATGCCAGCAATACGACCTCTGCACTGGTGTTGGTGGCGGGCTTCTCCGGCGTGGGCAAAACCGCCGTGATTAACGAAATCCACAAACCCATTGCCCAACGGCGAGGCTATTTTTGTAAGGGTAAATTTGACCAATTCCAGCGTAATATCCCCTTCTCGGCAGTGGTGCAAGCCCTGGGGGATCTCCTGGGCCAACTGTTGACGGAACGGGACCAGAATTTAGCCATCTGGCGCACCCGAATCCTGGAAGCCGTGGGGGACTGTGGCCAGTTATTCCTAGAATTGCTGCCCAACTTGGAGCCGATCATCGGTGCCCAGCCCCCGGTGCCAGAACTGGGGGGAAATGCGGCCCAAACCCGCTTTAACATTCTGTTTCCCCGCTTCATCCAGGTGTTTGCCCAAGCGGATCACCCCCTGGTGTTGTTTTTGGATGACCTGCAATGGGCTGATCTGCGATCCTTAGAACTCCTGAAACTATTGCTCCAGCCCAACAGCGGAGCCGGAAAGCAAGACGAGCCAGGAGCAGATTCTGGCCCGAATTCTGGCCCGAATTCTGGCCCGAATTCTGGCCATTTATTACTCTTGGGCGCTTACCGAGATAACGAAATCTTTCCCACCCATCCCCTGCCTGTCACCCTAGAGGATTTAGAACGCCAAGGGGTGGCCGTGCAGACCTTAACCCTCAAGCCCCTAGGAGAACCCAGCCTCAACCAACTGGTGGCCGATACCCTGGACTGTGGGCTGGCCTTGGCCCAACCCCTCAGTGGCCTGATTCACCAGAAAACCCAGGGCAATCCCTTCTTTGCCACCCAGTTTCTCCACACCCTCCAGGAGCGAGGTCTGATTACCTTTGCCCCCCAGTTGGGATCCTGGCAATGCGATTTAAGCCAGGTGCAAGCCGCTGCCCTCACCGATGATGTGGTGACCCTGATGACCCAACGCCTGGGGCAACTGCCGGAGGCGACCCAAAGCCTGCTGCAATTGGCGGCTTGTCTGGGCTATCGCTTTGATTTAGACACCCTGGCCTTGGGATCCGAGCAATCGCCCCAAGCCACCGCCCAAGCCCTCTGGCCTGCCCTGGAAGCAGGGCTACTGTTGCCCCGATCGTCCATTTATCGCTTTTACTTGGAGACAGGGGAGGAGCTTCCTGATCTGGGAGTCAACGGGGAGACCGATGCCGATGCCACACACCCCCCGGTCTCCAGCCAAAAAATCCCCAGCCAAATGTCTTACCAGTTTTTGCACGATCGGGTGCAACAGGCCGCCTATGCCCTGATCCCGGAAGCCAACCTGGTCCCCCTCCACTACCACCTAGGGCAGTTGCTGTTAGCCCAAATTCCTGAAGACCAACGCCTAGAGCGCATCTTTGAGATTGTCAACCTCCTCAACTATGGCCGCAGCCTCATTAGCCAACCCTCGGAACGCCACGGGCTGGCGACCCTCAATTACCAAGCAGCCCAGCGGGCCAGAGCCGCCACAGCCTATGATTCAGCACGGGAACATAGCCAGATAGTCCTGGAACTCCTGGGGGCTGAGGCTTGGCACCAAGACCCCCGGCTGACCTTAGCTCTCCATAGCTTGGGGGCGGAGGTGGCCGCTCTGGCAGGGGACTTTGCCGCCATGGATCGCTGGATCACTCAAGCCCTGGCCCAAGTGTCGGATCCCCTCCAGCGGGTTGACCTTTGCCAAATCCAGATCCAAGCCTTAACAGCCCAAGATAATCTGCAAGGGTCCATTGAGGTGGCCTTAGGGTTATTGGAGCAGTTGGGGGCCGAGATTCCTGCCCACCCCAGGGCCGAGGACATCGCCCCAGCCATCGCTGAGATTTTGCAGGTGATAGGCGATCGCCCCGTGGCCGATCTCCAGCATCTGCCCCCCATGACCGATGATCGCTGGTTGGCCATCGTCGAAACCGCCGCCTCCGTCATTGCCTCCTGCTACCGATCGGGATCCCCCCTCTTTCCGGTGATGATCACCTTGATTGTCAAGGCCACCGTCACCCAGGGCAGCAACCCTTGGGCTGCCTTTGGCTATGCCCTGTTTGGCATTTTGTTGGCCCAAGGTCGGCAAGTCCCCCTCGCCAGTGCCTTTAGCCAACTGGCCTATGGCCTTGCCCTAGAACCGGAAGGACGGGAGATGCGCCCCGCCACCCTGGGAATCATTGCCATTTTTCTCCATCCCCGCACTGCTCCCCTGCGGGACACCCTCCCCATTGCCCAGCAAGGGTACCAAGCCGGACTGGAAATGGGGGATCTGGGCTATGTGGGCTATAACGCCACCGCCTGGTGTGAGTATGGCCTATGGTCCGGCTTACCCCTGGGGGACACAGAACCCCAAATGCGCCATTATTACCACCAACTGCACAAAATGGGCCAACACAGTGCGGCCTACCACATGGCCCTCCATTGGCAATGTAATTTGGAGTTCCAGGGCAGTGGCGATCGCCTGAATTGGTTCTGGGGAGAGGTGGGGGAAGCCATGGTGGCCGATAAAGAAGCCACCGCTGAACACACTTGGCTCGGCAACTTCTATGGCTGTCGCATCGTCCTGCGCCATTGGTTGGGCCAGGGCAGCACAGCCACAGAGGATATCCAAGCCATCCAAGCCTACCGCCCCGGCATCATGGGCGGACCCTTGGAACCGATTCTGGCCTGTTATCAGTCCTTGACCGCCTTAGTCGCCTTAGCCGCTGGGGCTGGCACCCAGGCCGCCCCTTCAGGCAATTCTGCGGAAAATTTGGCGGGGAGAGTTGGGGGCAATAATATTGGGGGTAATAATATTGGGGGTAATAATATTGGGGGTAATGTGGCCCAGGGTACTGGGGTTGAGGCGATCGCGGCGGTCCCCTCGGCCTCCCTGGAATCCCCACCGGTCTACCGGGACCTGGACTGGACCAGCTTGGAGGCAACGGTGCAAGCCCACCAAGACCAGTTAAGAACGTGGGTTGATGATGCCCCCATTAACTATCTCCATAAATGGGAGTTGGTGGAAGCGGAACGCCATCGGGTGCGGGGCCAGTGGATGGAGGCTCTAGAAGCCTACGATCGCGCCATCACCGCCGCCCAAGCCAGTGGGATTTTGCCCGAAGAAGCCTATTGTTTGGAACGGGCGGCCCACTTTTATCTGGAATGGGGCAAAGCTAAAATTGCAGCGGTTTATCTCCAGGATGCCTACTATGCCTATGCCCGTTGGGGAGCCAAACAGCGCATTACTGCCCTGGAACAGGACTATCCCCACTTGCTGCAACCCATCCTCCTGAGGGATCTAGGACGAGAGGGGGGAGCCACCAGCCCCGGCACCTTGGACATGACAGGCGGATCAGAGCCGGGGCGATCGTCCGTCGCCTTCGATCCCGACAGCACCATTTCCCTGACTTCTAGTCTCAACGAAACCCAATCCTTCCACCACAACTTGGATCTCAACAGCTTGTTGGTGGCTTCCCAAACCCTGGGCAGTGAACTGCACCTCAATGCCCTGGTGGTGGCCCTGATGGGCGTGCTGCTGCGCAATGCTGCGGCCCAAAAAGGGGCACTTTTGCTGAACGTGGGCCATTTAAATCCAGGAGAACCATCCCTAGGGGATCTGACAACCCCAGAGTCCTCCCAGCCAGAGTCCTCCCAGCCAGAGTCCTCCCAGCCAGAGTCCTCCCAGCCAGAGTCCCTCCAGCCAGAGTCCCTCCAGCCAGAGTCCCTCCAGCCAGATCACTGGCGAGGAGTCGCCCTAGCCACCCTCACCGCCGACAACAGCATCACCCACCATTGGGATCCCGACCAGGACTGGGAGATAAGTTCCGATTTGCCCCATAAAGTGCTGGCCACGGTCAAAAATACCCGCCAAGTCCTCTTACTCCAGGATGCCCCCCTTCCCCTACCCTGGGGCGCAGATCCCTATCTGATGCGCCACCAACCCCAGAGTATTTTGGGACTGCCCATTATTTACCAGGGCCGACTGGTGGCCCTAGTTTATTTAGAAAACACATTGAGCGCAGGAGCCTTTACCAAAGATCGGCTGCAAATTCTCCACCTGCTCAGCACCCAAGTCGCCATTTCCCTACAAAATGCCCTGCTCTATGAGCACCTGGAACGCTATAACCAGACCCTGGAAGATAAAGTGTCCCAACGAACAGCGGAACTGCACGCTAACAACGAGTGCCTCAGTCAAGCTCTCCAGGACTTAAAACAGGCCCAAGCCCAACTGGTGGAAACAGAAAAGCTATCGTCCCTGGGGCGCATGGTGGGGGGCATTGCCCATGAACTCAATAACCCCGTAACCTTTATTTTGGGCAATTTGGTCTATGCCCAGGAATACTTTCAGGATTTAGTCAGCCTATACCGCCAGCAGGTGCCAGGGCAGGGGGAGCAGGGGGCACCAGGGTCCGAGTCTGGGGCTGCTGCCGCAGAAGCGGCGGAATGGTTTGAGGAAATCGTCCAAGATTTGCCTCCCCTCCTGGATTCCATCGGCAATGGGGGCCGTCGCATCCAGAAAATTGTCCAATCCCTCAGAGCCTTTTCCTATCTCCAGGAGTCAGGGAAAAAGTGGGTTTCGGTGCGATCGCAGTTGGAAAATAGCCTGGATCTATTGCAATCTCGCTTTAATCCAGCCCCCGGTTCCCCTGACGGTGGATCGGATGGGTTTGGGCAGCGATCGGCCATTGAACTCCAGACCCACTGGCAGCAGACCCCACCCCTCTATTGCGAAGGGAACTGCTTAAGTCAAGTGTGGATGCATCTCTTAACCAATGCCTTGGATGCCATTGAAGAAGCCCAGGATCTCCAGGCCCATCAGCAGTCAACGTCAGCCCAGGGAGATCTGCCCATGATCCCCCCTGTCTCTGGCGATCCCTTCCGCATCAGCGTCAGCTTAAGCTATGACCCCGATCTCAGCCTGACGGTCTGCATCGAAGACAATGGCATCGGCATGACAAAAGCCACCCGCCAACACCTCTTCGATCCGTTTTTCACCACCAAACCCGTGGGCAAGGGCACCGGCCTGGGGCTATCGGTCAGCTATGGGACGGTGACCCAACTGGGGGGATCGATCGCCGTTGAGTCCACCCCAGGCGAGGGCAGTTTGATCACCGTCACCTTACCCCTCAGTCCGGGCTGGGAAAATGTGTTCTCCCCTGAGGAACAGGCTAGCCTTGGGGGTTAG
- the ppc gene encoding phosphoenolpyruvate carboxylase, with product MSSTLSYSSDDAFGARAIAETTEATPVSIPSAGELFLRHRLKMIEELWESVLRQECGQELVDILTQLRDLSSPDGQAPEAIASELLRVVEQLDLSQAIRAARAFALYFQLINIVEQHYEQRQYNLIYDRRHPDQNPESESLFPPALGDTPLMDPQANLLERSFQDNQRQPPLIFKTLFPKLKRLNVPPQQIQRLLQQLDIRLVFTAHPTEIVRHTIRDKQRRIAGNLRRLDGLEHLEPTALANSTEAAQLRQQLTEEIRLWWRTDELHQFKPEVLDEVDYALHYFQEVLFDATPQLYRRFVQSLKETFPHLKPPAYDFCKFGSWVGSDRDGNPSVTPQVTWQTACYQRGLVLERYIKAIEQLRNLLSQSLHWSEVLPELLESLEQERAKMPDIYEKLAIRYRQEPYRLKLSYILQRLINTQDRNARLQQLQDLNEELPEVHPGSVYHGVQDFLSELNLIRHNLSETGLVCQDLEDLICQVKVYGFNLAYLDMRQESSCHSDTINEVVEYLQILPKAYNDLTEAERVEWLVKELSNRRPLVPAELPFSPKTKEYVETLRVMRRLQHEFGEAICQTYVISMSQDVSDVLEVLLLAQEAGLYDPVTGTGNLSIVPLFETVEDLRRAPRVMKALFELPLYRALLWGSYENLKKIETAPETVAMPLQEVMLGYSDSNKDSGFLSSNWEIHKAQKSLNQLAISYGITLRIFHGRGGSVGRGGGPAYEAILAQPSRSIHGNIKITEQGEVLASKYSLKQLAIYNLETVTTAVIQASLLGTGFDDIEPWQEIMEELAVRSRQHYRALIYEQPDLLDFFHQVTPIEEISQLQISSRPARRKSGKKDLSSLRAIPWVFSWTQSRFLLPAWYGLGTALKSFLDEKPEEHLALFRYFYYKWPFFKMAISKAEMTLSKVDLQIARHYMRELSQPEDLERFEQVFDCIADEYHLTRQMVLTITGHGRLLDGDPMLQRSVQLRNGSIVPLGFLQVSLLKRLREHKNQRATGLVRSRYSQSELLRGALLTINGIAAGMRNTG from the coding sequence ATGAGTTCGACCCTCTCATACTCTTCGGATGATGCCTTTGGCGCTCGCGCCATTGCTGAAACCACAGAGGCCACCCCCGTTAGTATTCCCTCCGCTGGAGAGCTATTTCTTCGCCACCGGCTTAAAATGATTGAAGAGCTGTGGGAATCAGTTCTCAGGCAAGAATGTGGCCAAGAATTAGTTGATATTTTGACCCAACTGCGGGATCTCAGTTCACCCGATGGACAGGCTCCAGAGGCGATCGCCAGTGAACTATTGCGGGTGGTAGAACAACTGGATCTGAGCCAAGCCATCCGGGCCGCTCGGGCCTTTGCCCTCTATTTCCAGCTTATTAATATTGTTGAACAGCACTATGAACAGCGGCAATACAATCTAATTTACGATCGCCGTCATCCAGACCAAAACCCAGAATCCGAGTCCCTGTTTCCCCCGGCCCTGGGGGACACGCCCCTCATGGATCCCCAGGCCAATTTGCTAGAGCGCAGTTTCCAGGACAACCAGCGCCAGCCCCCCCTCATCTTCAAAACCCTCTTTCCCAAGCTGAAGCGCCTCAATGTGCCGCCTCAGCAGATCCAGCGACTGTTACAGCAGTTAGACATTCGCCTGGTGTTCACCGCCCACCCCACGGAAATTGTGCGCCACACGATCCGGGACAAGCAGCGCCGCATTGCCGGAAACTTGCGCCGCCTCGATGGACTGGAGCACCTGGAACCCACGGCTTTAGCCAACTCAACAGAAGCCGCCCAACTGCGTCAGCAACTGACGGAGGAAATTCGCCTCTGGTGGCGCACCGACGAGTTACACCAATTTAAGCCAGAGGTGCTGGATGAAGTAGACTATGCTCTTCACTACTTCCAAGAAGTCCTCTTTGATGCTACGCCCCAACTGTATCGCCGCTTTGTCCAGTCCCTCAAGGAAACCTTCCCCCACCTCAAGCCTCCCGCCTACGACTTCTGTAAATTTGGCTCCTGGGTTGGCTCCGATCGGGATGGCAACCCCTCCGTCACCCCCCAGGTCACCTGGCAAACCGCTTGCTACCAGCGGGGTTTGGTCTTGGAGCGCTATATTAAGGCGATCGAGCAGTTGCGGAACCTCCTCAGCCAGTCCCTCCATTGGAGCGAGGTTCTGCCGGAGCTGTTGGAGTCCCTAGAACAAGAACGGGCCAAAATGCCCGATATCTACGAAAAACTAGCCATTCGCTACCGCCAAGAACCCTACCGCCTCAAGCTGTCCTATATTTTGCAGCGCCTGATTAATACCCAGGATCGCAATGCCCGCCTCCAACAGTTGCAGGATCTCAATGAAGAACTGCCGGAAGTACACCCCGGTTCCGTCTACCATGGGGTGCAGGATTTCCTCAGCGAATTAAACTTAATTCGCCATAATCTCTCGGAAACAGGTCTAGTTTGTCAGGATTTAGAGGATCTGATCTGTCAAGTGAAAGTCTATGGCTTTAACTTGGCCTACTTGGATATGCGCCAGGAAAGTTCTTGCCACTCCGATACCATCAACGAAGTGGTGGAATATCTGCAAATTCTGCCTAAAGCCTATAATGACCTGACGGAAGCTGAACGGGTGGAGTGGCTGGTAAAGGAACTGTCCAATCGCCGCCCCCTCGTGCCCGCAGAACTCCCCTTTTCCCCTAAAACCAAGGAATATGTCGAAACCCTGCGGGTGATGCGGCGACTGCAGCATGAGTTTGGCGAGGCCATTTGCCAAACCTATGTCATCAGCATGAGCCAGGATGTCAGCGATGTGCTGGAGGTGTTGCTGCTGGCCCAGGAGGCGGGGCTGTATGATCCCGTGACGGGCACCGGTAACCTCAGCATTGTGCCCCTGTTTGAAACGGTGGAAGACTTGCGCCGTGCCCCTAGGGTTATGAAGGCATTGTTTGAACTGCCTCTCTACCGGGCCTTGCTCTGGGGCAGCTATGAGAACCTCAAAAAAATTGAAACCGCCCCTGAAACTGTTGCCATGCCTCTCCAGGAGGTGATGCTGGGGTATTCCGACAGCAACAAGGATTCCGGGTTCCTGAGTAGTAACTGGGAAATCCACAAAGCCCAAAAATCCCTGAATCAGTTGGCCATCAGCTATGGCATCACCCTGCGGATTTTCCATGGCCGAGGGGGATCGGTGGGTCGGGGCGGTGGCCCTGCCTATGAGGCGATTTTGGCCCAGCCCAGCCGCAGTATCCATGGCAATATCAAAATTACGGAGCAGGGGGAGGTGCTAGCCTCTAAATATTCCCTGAAACAGTTGGCCATCTATAACCTAGAGACGGTGACGACGGCGGTGATTCAGGCCAGTTTGCTGGGGACTGGTTTTGATGACATTGAACCGTGGCAGGAGATCATGGAGGAGTTGGCGGTACGATCGCGGCAGCATTACCGTGCCCTGATCTATGAACAGCCGGATCTGCTGGATTTCTTCCACCAAGTCACCCCGATCGAAGAAATCAGTCAACTGCAAATCAGTTCCCGCCCTGCCCGCCGTAAGTCAGGCAAAAAGGATCTCAGTAGTCTCCGGGCCATTCCCTGGGTCTTTAGCTGGACCCAAAGCCGCTTCCTGTTGCCCGCCTGGTATGGCTTGGGCACTGCCCTCAAGTCCTTTTTGGATGAGAAGCCGGAGGAACATTTGGCCCTGTTCCGTTATTTCTATTACAAGTGGCCCTTCTTCAAAATGGCCATTTCCAAGGCAGAAATGACCCTCTCCAAGGTGGATTTGCAGATTGCACGGCACTATATGCGGGAATTGTCCCAGCCGGAGGATCTGGAGCGTTTTGAACAGGTGTTTGATTGCATTGCCGATGAATATCACCTGACCCGCCAGATGGTGTTGACCATTACGGGCCATGGGCGGCTGTTGGATGGAGACCCGATGTTGCAGCGATCGGTGCAGTTGCGCAATGGGTCGATCGTCCCCCTGGGCTTTTTGCAGGTGTCGTTGCTGAAACGGCTGCGGGAACATAAGAACCAGCGGGCCACAGGCTTGGTGCGATCGCGCTACAGCCAAAGCGAACTGCTGCGGGGTGCCCTTCTCACCATCAACGGCATTGCCGCTGGGATGCGCAACACCGGTTGA
- a CDS encoding calcium-binding protein: MLSLTYDLDPDRENRIAEEVLVDTYDLYEVIAAWFTYLEDRLSFPFQAHWGDPDNGDTVMVRDFDEDNECDTNVFMKVVYDDGEVEDEISILLTDLFPIDADEESQRAIADWHYWVAQGNLESFDEDNDDEY, translated from the coding sequence ATGCTTAGCCTTACCTACGACCTGGATCCAGATCGGGAGAACCGCATCGCTGAAGAAGTCTTGGTGGATACCTACGACCTCTATGAAGTCATCGCAGCCTGGTTTACCTATTTAGAAGATCGCCTTAGCTTTCCCTTTCAGGCCCATTGGGGCGATCCCGACAATGGCGACACGGTGATGGTGCGGGACTTTGATGAGGATAATGAGTGTGACACCAACGTTTTTATGAAGGTGGTCTATGACGATGGGGAGGTGGAAGACGAGATCTCGATTTTATTAACCGATCTATTTCCCATTGATGCGGATGAGGAAAGCCAACGGGCGATCGCCGACTGGCACTATTGGGTCGCCCAGGGCAATCTTGAGTCTTTCGATGAAGACAACGACGATGAGTATTAA
- a CDS encoding TlyA family RNA methyltransferase has protein sequence MAKQRLDLLLVEQNLCESRQMAQRLIRAGEVKVNDQVVDKPGTEVQRDATLSLRQKPPYVSRGGEKLAKALTFFSIAVDDRICLDGGISSGGFTDCLLQRGAQRVYGIDVGYGQVAWSLRNDDRVILRERTNLRHLQGSDLYGAGEIWPDFGVLDLSFISLAKVLPALWNLLQPPREVVLLVKPQFEVGRAKVGKKGVVRDAKDQAQAIEGVLAAARTLGWGDRGLTWSPLVGPAGNVEYLLWLSTTGERIELQGDQVLALTRSAKAQLQQAAPTPTPPPSP, from the coding sequence ATGGCAAAACAACGGCTTGATCTACTCCTTGTGGAGCAAAATCTCTGCGAGTCGCGGCAGATGGCCCAGCGGCTGATCCGGGCGGGGGAGGTGAAGGTCAATGACCAGGTGGTGGATAAACCGGGCACCGAGGTTCAACGAGATGCCACCCTAAGCCTGCGCCAAAAACCGCCCTATGTGTCGCGAGGGGGGGAAAAATTAGCCAAAGCCTTAACCTTTTTCAGCATTGCTGTGGACGATCGCATCTGCTTAGATGGGGGCATTTCCAGCGGTGGTTTTACGGATTGCCTGTTGCAACGGGGCGCACAGCGGGTCTATGGCATTGATGTGGGCTATGGCCAAGTGGCTTGGAGCCTACGCAACGACGATCGCGTGATCCTGCGGGAACGCACGAACCTGCGGCACCTCCAAGGCTCGGATCTCTATGGAGCGGGGGAGATCTGGCCTGACTTTGGGGTTCTGGATCTCTCTTTTATTTCCTTGGCCAAGGTCTTACCGGCCCTCTGGAACCTCTTGCAGCCGCCTCGGGAGGTGGTGCTGTTGGTTAAGCCCCAATTTGAGGTGGGACGGGCCAAGGTGGGCAAAAAAGGGGTGGTACGGGATGCCAAGGATCAGGCCCAGGCCATTGAGGGCGTATTGGCAGCGGCCCGCACCTTGGGGTGGGGCGATCGGGGTCTCACCTGGTCGCCCTTGGTGGGTCCGGCGGGGAATGTGGAATATTTGCTGTGGCTCAGCACCACTGGCGAGAGGATCGAGTTGCAAGGGGATCAGGTGCTAGCCCTGACGCGATCGGCCAAAGCCCAATTACAGCAAGCCGCCCCCACCCCCACCCCGCCGCCATCCCCCTGA